Within Apostichopus japonicus isolate 1M-3 chromosome 23, ASM3797524v1, whole genome shotgun sequence, the genomic segment ATCAACGTTTGTCATCCAATCCAAATGCTAGTTTAATAACTTACGAAAATAATGGTTTCCTAGCGGTCACTAGTATTGCGCTTTATACTGCACTAGAAAAGGAAAAATTGTCACTCGTACTCAGGGTGGAAAGTCCCTTTGCTTATAGTTCATCCCCTGCCTCAGACAGTCAGAAACGATTTTGggattcacccccccccctcccgtcccCATACACACACCTTTGAAATGATGTTCAAGCCACTGTTCTAAAGATAAACAGTTGCCACAGATTGTGTGGGACTGAAgcggaaaggggagggggggggggttggaggttAAGCTTAGCCCAGTCTAAcccattaaaataaaaactgaaaatacCAACATATTTTCATTCATCCTTGCCCGCTACCGAAAATTCCACACCATTAAAAAGAAATCTTTCATTtggcagatatatatatagttgttccTGAGTCTGACAagccaacaaaaaaaacaatataacaaAAGCTGCTTTATagttcttttcattttgttcttttcttcttcttcttttatttctgCACTCTGAAAAGACGACAGGAATGATATATCAAACGTATATAAGCTCAAATACCTCTAAAATTATGGAAATGCCAAGTGAAATATCATCCATAATATTTtagcaaaatatgtcaccggaattaaacatattatatatatatatatatatatatatatatatatatatatatatatatatatatatatatatatataaatttatatatatatatttatatatatatatatatctatatgtgtatatgtatatatatatatatctatatgtgtgtatatatatatatatatatatatatatatatatatatatatatatatatatatatatatatatgcatataacaTGTGTTAAACACTGCATTatattacaaagtttaaaagaaaattatagcGATATCGTTTGTaaatatacaacaaaaaaacacccTTGCCTCACAGATATTAAACACATGGAATGAATCTTCAAATACcaaactgaatattcaataataatataacatatatgagtGATACCAAAGACATCACTCATCCGCACAGTTTGTACCATCATAACAAATTATTTGGggaaaatcatttaaaaaaaaaagagtatacGTGTATATAGTCATGCACGTGGTCACTTGTATTAAGCATCTACAGAAATAATCATTCTaagtatttaaataaataaattattgaatTACGTTATAGCCTACACTTTGAATAACATTGTCTGATCTTTTTAATTAACATACTCTTTTTGTTATTTGGAGgtgattttgatattttcacgTTGTTGGGTCGACACATTTTTATtcttgatatgtcatattcCAATAAATACTCCAAAGAAAATATAACATTGGGTTTGCTAGTAATATTTAAAGCTATAATTCCATTTTTCAAGAGAGCCTATACTTAGTTTTAACTTTTTGCTAAATTTCAAGGAATACCCCTTTAACTTGTAATTGATGAGAGAGTCGGCGTATCTGTGCATGActgaaatgttaatattaatccaTTGGATTATAGACATACAAATTAggctcaacaacaacaaaaacaacaaatatgttcTTTTATCTTTGTATAAACAGCAAATCACCCTTGAATGACATTCAATACCATATGCATACTAATTTGTTATATATTGTAAACGTGCTTGAAGGATGTTGAAATCTGGCTCAAGACCTATACACCGACTATTTCGAAATATTCTGTGGGATGAAAAAATGCAATTAATTAAAgatatataacaattttttttacttttcctcTTTCCAGTAAATTTTCACTATATCTTCATCCGATACCACTACTCTTCCATTTGGAGATAATGTGACGTCATATGGTTCTCGGAACCCTTTTGCAATACATGTAACATATTGCCCCTTCACGTCGTACATGTGTACAGATTTATCCCCACCCCTTTCTTTATGGAcaacatatatattatcatgTTCGTCACAGCAAACTCCCTGTGGTTTCAGTTTATCCCGTTCTTCCCCAAATCTGTCAATATGAGATATTAATTTCCCATCCCTATTCATAACTCTAATTTTTTGCTTCTGTGGGCAGCTCACAATCAAACGGTCGTTGGAGTCCGTTGCCAAATGACCGGGACCGACGGCTGGAATGGTCTGAAGAAGCTTACCGTCGGAGTAATGGATAGTTATGACATTTCTCTTACAATCCCCAACTACGATACGATTTCGTCGATCGACAGTGACGCATGATAGTTCGATACCAGTATCCTTCGCAGTTTGTCCGTCTGCTACAGTCTGGAAACTGACATAGAGCTTACCGTCGGGGTCGAAAACGCGTACAAACTTAGATTTATCGACACAAACGAAGCGTCCATCTCTCAAACAAGCGACATCTTGCGGCATCGATAATCTACCCTGTTCGGAAGCATCAGAGTTGAGCAAGCATAAAAACTTCCCCTCTCTGTCGAAAACCTGTGCCCTGTCGTTACCCCAATCGGCCACAACAACGTGACCGTCCAGTGATGAACAGATACCCCGACACCAATCAAACTGTCCATGTTTTGACCCTCTTGTTCCAATTGTTGATTCCAGGGACCATACATTGTTCACCTCTTCCTCCGCCTCCTCTTGAATGACTTGTAGCTCTGGAGTTGCAATCTCCTCTACCccctcttcctcttcttctgtGACGTTACCCAAATCGATGACCGCCAAGTCATCTAGTTTAGGAGGCAGAACAGGCTGTTCGGCCTTCAGCCTCCGTAGCCGTTTTTCAATGGTCGAGGCCAAATTCAGAATTTGAATATCGTCGCCAATATCTAATAGGCTTTCCGCGAACTCGAATGCATTGGTGAGATGGTCCAACTTATCTTCGATTTTATCGACGTAGGTTTCCAACTCAGATTCATTCTCCTTTTCCGATTCCCCAATTTTATCTAAatattctttctctctttcGTCCATCGTCGCTCTTTCTTTATCGATGGCGACTTTCACCTCACCACACAGCCTCTTTGCGTCGTCGTTTAACTCCCTTCGAGTCTTTTCCAGTATCTCCAGGGCACCGGTGAATTTAGCGGCAGTCTGATGTGTATCGTCGATATGTTTCTCCAGCCGTTGCCTAACAGACTTTACAGCTTCGGCTATAACGCCTTTCTCGTGTTTTGAACTTTTGTGGCTTAATTCGACACAATCCACACAGACAAGCTTCCCACAGGTAAAGCAGAACTGTTCGAGAATTTCATCGGAGTGGTCCGGGCAGAAACTCTCCCCCGGTGACTGCTGTAGATTATCATCTGCCCTCTGCTTGATTACCAACCATTCTCGTAGTTCAATCAACTCGTGATCCTTCAGGATTTTGACTGCTTTGTGGACTTTGACGCAAGTTTTACACAGGAAATCTCGGCAGTCGTCACACCGTCGAATCGCAGGGTTGTTTCTCTCACAAGATGAGCAAATATACTCCGTTAAATCAATATCTTTCATTCCACCACGAACACTCTTCTTCCCCTTTTCTTCAGCCGCCATGACCGCCATGATTTTACGGATGTGCTGAACGAACGTGTTTGCCAGTAGGTCGCAGAGGTCAAAATCATGCGATAGCTCTCCGGCATCCCTGCAGGGAATACAAATCACTTTCCCGCCGTTTTCCTTGACGTTCTTATCAACACATCGTTTGCAATAAGAGTGAAGACATGGTAACAACATCGGTTCCTCTAATTCCCTCTCACAGTGGAAACAGTGATCGAAATCCTCGAGAAACCCTTCAGTTTGAGGGTCTTGTTTTTCCTTCAtcctaactttacttttggaTTTCTCAGGTTCTTTTCTTACGTTTGCCATTTTGTATACGGCTATATCTCTAGAAGGACTAGATAGTTGTTATTGAAATCGCTGAAAATGTCCCCCTTTTTACTACCTTagtgttaatttttattttccattgaatTATCTCGAAACTTAAGATTTTGATAGTCCGTTTCTCTGTTTGATACACCGATCGATAACTCAAGTTACAAACTTTTCGACAAACCACGTGACAAAACTGTCACTTTGGCTACATACAAAGAGGAGACCAATTCCCTTGTATTGTTaaaaattttcaatttatagTGACGAAATTTATGCCAGGATAAATTTGCATGTTATTAATTCGCCAAGTTTGAGTCCGAAAAGTGACAACGAGGCAATGTCTTTAGACGTGGTATAAAGGATACTAGCGtgaatatataggctatacgtTCTAACGATTTATTCATCGACGTGGCTGCATCctaatgtatatatagttgCATCCTCAGCTGGTGTTATCTTCCATTGGCCCTGAGCAGGGTTCATGTCCTCCGTGGAACTTGAATTTCCCTTTACTTTCGTAACCTGTACAGCACCCCGAATAAGCCTTTCGTGCTATTCTTATACACACAAGTGGTAATAGTAAGTTGTTTGCAACACGAATACCGTCGCCTAACCTTTGTCCAAAGGTATATATTCAGCTTAAACAACAGTGGACAGTCAAATTAGAAATAATTCAGACTTAAATCGTTCCGTTGAATCCTGTGAAGTCATCTCAAAGcgctgttttttgtttttcagttatcCATGGAAAAACCAATCTGATGATCTGGCACGCCTTTTATAACACAATCAATACTAGTTCTGCTACGGTGATTGTCTATACGAACTTCATAATTAAACTATAATGTACTATTATTTTTCCACGACACGGGGCTAAACGTTTCtttcaatgtctgaaaatttcaCAGTATAGTAGCCTACAGATGTTTGTATACTAGCAGTGATTCTCCGTTTGTCCATGgagtaatagctccatggtttgtCGTACATGTCCGTTAACCACCATGTAAACAAAAGGTTTGTTCAGCACTATTATAGTCCAGTGAGCTTTGACCTATCGAATTACACTCCAGAGTTACCGAAGGCTAATCCCATCGCGTCGTCTCTATGgaaacaaaattgagaaataaatTGTGTTAGTGTGGTGACAGTATTAGAACACATGAAAGATTGTAGCACACAAAACCCTATTTGATGGGACGCGGTATATACAAGTTATAACACAGAACTGGTCTGATCTGGACGAGAAATGTCCGTGAATAGCGTAATAATAATTAAACAGATACAAATGCTGTAAAAGGTGTACCCTCAAATAAAAGTACAGGGACTCCTGTTTGCCTTTTCTATTTTCCTTGTCGAACTGCGATAGGAACTCTGTATAATAAAGATATCATGTTTGTGCGTTTATTTGTGACTGTGACATATTGGTTTGTAAACACAATTCTTCAAAAAAGTACATGGTAGTTAAAAACGAAAGTAATGAACTTTTATAGAAAATTCTCGGTGCAaacctaaatattttcaaatcatcCCTCTCGATTCTTGATCATAACATGGCTGATTAAGCAGCAGCATCCAACAAAGGGGAGGACAACTTCTAGCATAGGCGAATTTCACaggaaggcggggggggggggggcggcgcaGGGGAAGGGGAACCAACATGATAGCCTAATTCCTGTGCAGAAGTTTTGAGATATAACTTTCTTTCAGAGAGTTGCATATACGTAGCTAAGTTCAGCCTAAAGATGAGAACAATAGTTCAAGAAACAAGTAGGTTCACATGTACGGTATGCAGGTCCataccacctccccccccccccccttcacctaTGCCACCTTACGTGGCTTCTTACATATATCAGTTGTTGACGTTCGCACCCTCATAAGGACAAATTAATCTTAATTCGGTCTCTGGTATACCTCTTCTAAAGTTCTATAATAATGACCTTCAAAAGTTCGATGTGCGACAGCCATATATCTAGTTTGGGTTCAAATTTGCAACCGTTGCACAGCATTATTTGTTATTGTACGTTCAATGCATATACAATTTGCTTGGACAAATAAATGTCtctcattttaattattttttgtaaTGATTAATTATATGATTTTAAGTTTTGGTCATATATGAACAGCCTTAATTTTGAGGTTATAGTTATACCCCTATAATATATTCGCATGGGTGAGCGGGAAAAAAGCGGTTATTATTTGGGCTTTGGTACCTTATATGAGTAACGGCAACCATTgaacaatatatatgtttatagagcgacttctattattattatttttttgtcaggAAGGCAACCACCAACTGCGGTAAACTATtcaatataatatttcaaaagtGCATTATAGCTGCGTTTTGCGTtgaacttctttctttttttttttgcaaatatgTAGGTAACGTACAAGACCGTTAACGGAGAGATAGAGGCACCTGGCAAATGTAACACCTAGATGTTAATTTAGCTCACCAAGTGGCACCACACAGATATGGTAAATTTATGCACATATCTTGCAAATGACACCAAGAAAAAAGTATAGTTAATTTGAAGCGGTACACTAAATACTCGATCGACATGTCTTCAactgtttgtatttatttcgAGAATTCAGTATCCGACAtcggggtggggaggggggatggggttgACGAGGCGGGAGTCATGGCTCGCAATCATTTTTATAGCAATGATCATCATCGGTCCCAGGAGCGGCAATGGATGGCACTTTACACTGCTGGAACAACCTTTATCTGGTTTatgcacctccccccccccccccaccgaatCTCAAAACACATATGTATAGGGTCCATGGAATTCCAAGACGCCTAGCTGTGATAAACACACATTATAGGTCTATTCTCTTAGTTAGATAGCGCGTAGAGCATAATACCCTTTTAGGTTAGATAATTTACTTAGTTAGGTTTCCATGACTAGAAATAGTCTTATTCCTCGCGTGACACGTAAAAGCTTTGCGTTGCATTATACCCaacaaaaatcatttaaaatattttacgAAGAACATATGAGGCTCAGCTGGTATAGAGGTACGGaaagccaaacgttccataaatgtcgaaaaagaaagtgaagtgtccaagttaatatatatatatgtccaattcgatatcaacatgttacaattccatatgaacatgtcgaaacaaaaaaccaatatgtcattacgtctatcaacatgtcaaattcaacatcagcatgtcgaaaacttgtaacagcatgccactacaacattggtcatgtcaacattgctTGCTAGATACAATATTGACGTCATGCAATAATTTTGGCACATCGGCGCGCGCCATCGTTTCGTTAATGCccaaactgtatatatatatatatatgtcgagatttatatgagaatgtccaaaacttgtgtcagcatgctgagagaaggaaataaaatattcaagccaCAGGGATCACGTTGATGCCTTAGTGCAATTTTTGGGCCCTTTGTCTATTTTGCACATTATTAATTCTtgtgtgggcaattgggcctttgaggttgctgcatgggccccgttacagttaaaaaatgaagtcgttggtatttttggacaccgcaatgtccaatagagccaacacctctaaaagaattatcctgctttttgttaacataatcaaatcatgtgtgggccatgggccctTTATGGCTGTAGCCTGGGCTcggtacagataaaagtcgtagatggtattttttggtttctccaATGTATAAAGGGTCCAATGCAACTACAGGAATTATCCTTGTGTCTTTGCACATGATTAAAAGCTTGATAAAACTAACGCAACGATCGAGTTATATATCATAACAACTCACTgaatgtataggctatatacatatatatatatatatatatatatatatatatatgtatatatatatgtatatatatatgtatatatatatatatatatatatatatatatatatatatatgtgtgtgtgtaaatatatatatatatataaactatatataatataaactatTCACGGGACTTCACCTTTGTTATAAACCTCCGCTTTAATTAGGTAGACATTTATACTTCAACAAAACcacaaaaataattttgtaatGGATGTATTAACACACTACATACACTTGTatagaaaaagaacaaaatattaCCTATACAAACAGACAATGATTCATCAATTGTtcatgtatacatactgtagaagGGAGGGACATCCTTTATGCAACTTATGCAATTTAGGGATTTTAGGCCGATAATTAAATATCAACCAAGCACAAAATGAGTTAACTATATATAGGcttaatataattataatttatattcatatttttcaaCTTACCTTTGTTAACATTTTGACTGTAAGTGAAAATCAAAATGTTCACGTAGCCGGTGTGCTTGTTGTGATTGTATGTTACTGAGTATTGACCAGACTAATTATATGCGTCTGTATTTTGGCCTTCACCTACACGAGATCAATACACAGTTCTATACGTACACGACGAGCTCAATTAAACGCATCCAACGGATATAAATTTGTTATCACAATATTTTACACAACTTTTCTCCTTTGATATTGCAAAACCATTTTTTCTCGTCACCATGCATTCACGTATATAAGTACGGctagtgtacatgtatatgaaaTTAGCATGAAAACAACGCTGCAGTAAATTATAATGAAGATCATACCTGAATCCACTAAATGGCTTAGGTCTTCGGTAACACTTTCAGATGAAAATAACGCTTGAGTTTGTATATAGCTATGAATGACTCAATAAGCCTCTATAGTCTCGTCTCCGTATCAACAGCCAGATACTTGAGTTAACAAGGACAACAATGGAAATGCTTTTAGTTGACCGACATGAAATCGATTTTTCATTTGAAACAGTTGAAAGGGATTTCTTTCTTCGAAGAATGAATGGAGAGACAAGCTGCTTTCAAGACGCTCCCACGTTGAGTGAAATGCatataatatgacgtcatcatccaTGGCGGTGTATAGTTAGCAAGCATATCTAATGATGCGTCATCTTATATGGAGAAATGTAAGTTTGCGATGGTATCATGTTTGGCTCTAGAGAAGCTGAATGTATAACAATTGTTATCATGGGTGTaggaagagggggagggaggggggctggTGGATGTCACATGAGGCCGTTTGCACTTCATAAAGTAGGAAA encodes:
- the LOC139964851 gene encoding E3 ubiquitin-protein ligase TRIM32-like, which translates into the protein MKDIDLTEYICSSCERNNPAIRRCDDCRDFLCKTCVKVHKAVKILKDHELIELREWLVIKQRADDNLQQSPGESFCPDHSDEILEQFCFTCGKLVCVDCVELSHKSSKHEKGVIAEAVKSVRQRLEKHIDDTHQTAAKFTGALEILEKTRRELNDDAKRLCGEVKVAIDKERATMDEREKEYLDKIGESEKENESELETYVDKIEDKLDHLTNAFEFAESLLDIGDDIQILNLASTIEKRLRRLKAEQPVLPPKLDDLAVIDLGNVTEEEEEGVEEIATPELQVIQEEAEEEVNNVWSLESTIGTRGSKHGQFDWCRGICSSLDGHVVVADWGNDRAQVFDREGKFLCLLNSDASEQGRLSMPQDVACLRDGRFVCVDKSKFVRVFDPDGKLYVSFQTVADGQTAKDTGIELSCVTVDRRNRIVVGDCKRNVITIHYSDGKLLQTIPAVGPGHLATDSNDRLIVSCPQKQKIRVMNRDGKLISHIDRFGEERDKLKPQGVCCDEHDNIYVVHKERGGDKSVHMYDVKGQYVTCIAKGFREPYDVTLSPNGRVVVSDEDIVKIYWKEEK